From Denitrovibrio acetiphilus DSM 12809, the proteins below share one genomic window:
- a CDS encoding nuclease-related domain-containing protein: protein MIVKDIEEVKATDKFSQAGLAAEKQMAFYLKRAFGDDPNVLVLNSIRLLMGDDAAQIDHLLLHEFGVIIIESKSVTSQVTINEHGEWSRLFDGASKGMPSPVLQAKRQAEFLSRYLEPHTEVLLKKLLGIQLTFDKMPIHVVVAISDAGIINRPQNTLDELEYVCKADRAVERIREIIDWYRKKNSALSLSLGPYILGKSARERISQFLINNHTPVNSSAPSGAVNKAKTECSVSKSFPVCKHCNGTIVEVLYGKYGYYLKCSDCEGNTSIRENCSACGKQLRVRKEKERFFLECSDCDTSTLFHKNTI from the coding sequence GTGATTGTTAAGGATATTGAGGAAGTAAAGGCGACTGATAAATTCTCTCAGGCAGGTTTGGCTGCTGAAAAACAGATGGCCTTTTATCTAAAGCGTGCATTTGGTGATGATCCGAATGTGTTGGTGCTTAACAGTATACGCCTCCTGATGGGGGATGATGCTGCCCAGATTGACCACCTCCTTTTGCATGAGTTTGGTGTGATTATCATTGAAAGCAAAAGCGTCACTTCGCAGGTGACTATTAACGAGCATGGTGAGTGGAGTCGGCTATTTGATGGAGCCAGTAAAGGCATGCCTTCGCCTGTACTTCAGGCAAAACGGCAGGCGGAGTTTCTGAGTCGCTATCTGGAGCCGCACACAGAGGTTCTGCTGAAGAAACTGCTTGGTATACAGTTGACGTTCGACAAAATGCCAATCCATGTAGTTGTAGCCATTTCCGACGCCGGTATCATTAATCGTCCGCAAAATACCCTTGATGAATTGGAGTATGTTTGTAAGGCAGATAGAGCGGTTGAAAGGATTCGTGAGATCATAGATTGGTATAGGAAGAAGAATAGTGCTCTGAGCCTTTCTCTGGGACCATATATTCTCGGTAAATCTGCAAGAGAGAGAATTTCTCAATTCCTAATTAATAATCATACACCTGTCAATAGCTCAGCCCCTTCAGGAGCTGTGAATAAGGCGAAAACAGAATGCTCAGTCAGCAAATCATTCCCCGTCTGCAAACACTGTAATGGAACTATAGTTGAGGTTCTATATGGTAAATATGGGTATTATCTGAAATGTTCCGACTGCGAAGGCAATACGTCTATCCGGGAAAACTGCTCTGCTTGTGGTAAACAACTTCGGGTGAGGAAAGAAAAGGAGAGGTTTTTTCTTGAATGTTCTGATTGTGATACCTCAACACTATTCCATAAAAACACTATATAG
- a CDS encoding ATP-binding protein, whose product MKSYTEVGEVASVNGNVISVKLNNKVKSNMPIINGVVYRFGQIGSFMKIPLGYTNLIGIVTQIGSDAIPEALLEKMKENFDNLENHQWLRVSLVGEQVAGYFERGVSQTPTTGDKVHFVTLEDLDIIYGGFSPEKSISIGNISFSESLKAKLDLDKLVSRHCAVLGSTGSGKSNTVSVILNAIIEKDFPRSRILVIDPHGEYNSALGQNSRVYRVGANSENQNLYVPYWALPFKELMSIFSGHLTDPNVEHIREKILNAKIHANESSNLNIQNEIITADTPIPFDIKDIWFELDDFERRTLSVSRQPDSVCELISEGNKVNLTSNEYPPASTGSAAPYLNFQAKGILTFLDSMRNKLKDSRYSFLFKPGPYSYDKEDGCEKDLSDLLHDWLCGDKTVTILDLSGVPAEIMTSISGTLLNIIYDALFWGQNFSIGGRQQPLLIVLEEAHNYLKSGLNSYASRTVQTIAKEGRKYGVGLLLATQRPSEIDETVLSQCGTVVALRMNNAKDRGHIRSAIQDELQTLIDLLPSLRTGEGIISGEAVKIPSRVQFYKSARSPKSSDPEVTEMWKLDIESNIEDYKQLVVNWRNKQLERR is encoded by the coding sequence ATGAAGAGCTATACTGAAGTTGGGGAAGTTGCTAGTGTAAATGGTAATGTTATTTCCGTTAAGTTAAACAATAAAGTTAAGTCAAACATGCCTATCATTAACGGGGTTGTTTATAGGTTTGGTCAAATAGGGTCATTTATGAAAATCCCATTAGGCTATACTAATTTAATTGGAATTGTGACTCAAATTGGATCAGACGCTATTCCTGAAGCTCTTTTAGAGAAAATGAAAGAAAACTTCGACAACTTAGAGAACCATCAATGGCTAAGAGTATCTCTTGTTGGAGAGCAAGTTGCAGGCTATTTTGAGCGAGGAGTTTCTCAAACGCCTACAACAGGGGACAAAGTACATTTTGTGACTTTGGAAGATCTGGATATTATATATGGAGGCTTTTCCCCTGAAAAATCAATTAGCATTGGGAATATAAGCTTTTCCGAAAGTCTTAAGGCAAAATTAGATCTTGATAAACTAGTCTCTAGGCATTGTGCTGTACTTGGTTCTACTGGAAGTGGAAAATCTAATACTGTTTCAGTGATTCTTAATGCTATTATTGAGAAAGATTTTCCTCGGTCGAGAATTTTAGTTATAGATCCTCATGGCGAATATAATAGTGCATTGGGTCAAAACAGTCGCGTGTATAGAGTAGGTGCAAATTCCGAAAACCAAAATCTGTACGTGCCATATTGGGCTCTCCCATTTAAAGAATTAATGAGCATATTTTCTGGACATCTAACTGATCCAAATGTCGAGCATATCAGAGAGAAGATTCTGAATGCAAAAATTCATGCAAATGAAAGTTCCAATTTAAATATTCAGAATGAAATAATCACTGCAGATACTCCAATACCTTTTGATATCAAAGATATATGGTTTGAGCTTGATGACTTTGAAAGAAGGACTCTAAGTGTTAGCCGTCAGCCTGATTCTGTATGTGAGTTAATTAGCGAAGGAAATAAGGTTAATTTGACTTCCAATGAGTATCCTCCAGCATCTACAGGTAGTGCTGCCCCATATTTAAATTTTCAAGCGAAAGGAATACTAACTTTTTTAGACAGCATGAGAAATAAACTGAAGGATAGTAGGTATAGTTTTTTATTTAAACCTGGGCCTTATTCGTATGATAAAGAGGACGGATGTGAGAAAGATCTGAGTGACTTGCTACATGATTGGCTTTGTGGTGATAAAACTGTAACAATCTTAGACCTCTCTGGGGTTCCAGCAGAAATAATGACTTCTATATCTGGGACTCTGCTTAATATAATTTATGATGCACTATTTTGGGGGCAAAACTTTTCAATTGGAGGGAGGCAGCAGCCTTTATTGATAGTTCTTGAGGAAGCTCATAATTATTTGAAGTCGGGACTCAATTCGTATGCATCAAGGACAGTTCAAACAATTGCTAAAGAAGGACGGAAGTATGGAGTAGGCCTATTATTGGCTACACAACGCCCATCAGAAATTGATGAAACTGTTTTGAGTCAATGTGGAACAGTCGTTGCGCTTCGAATGAATAATGCTAAAGACAGAGGACATATTCGTTCAGCCATTCAAGATGAATTGCAAACATTAATTGATCTATTACCTAGCTTAAGAACTGGCGAAGGAATTATATCTGGAGAAGCGGTGAAAATACCATCTAGAGTTCAATTTTATAAATCTGCAAGGTCACCAAAAAGTTCAGATCCAGAGGTAACAGAAATGTGGAAATTAGATATTGAATCTAATATTGAAGATTATAAACAGTTAGTTGTGAATTGGCGTAACAAACAACTCGAGAGGAGATAA
- a CDS encoding KTSC domain-containing protein, whose protein sequence is MSIPEMVPVASSNVAEIGHDANTEVLFIRFNDGSLYTYKGVPVFEYEGLLSADSVGSYLHRNIKGNYPYERIG, encoded by the coding sequence ATGAGTATTCCAGAAATGGTTCCTGTTGCTTCTTCAAATGTTGCAGAAATTGGACATGATGCAAACACTGAGGTCTTATTCATTAGATTTAATGATGGTTCTTTATATACGTATAAAGGGGTTCCGGTTTTTGAATATGAAGGACTGCTTAGTGCTGATTCAGTAGGATCTTACTTACACAGAAATATTAAAGGTAATTACCCTTATGAAAGGATTGGGTGA